A genomic region of Elaeis guineensis isolate ETL-2024a chromosome 9, EG11, whole genome shotgun sequence contains the following coding sequences:
- the LOC105051680 gene encoding NADPH-dependent pterin aldehyde reductase, which produces MTVVLKGAGAPRTVLITGVSRGLGRALALELAKRGHTIIGFARSQEKIDALLAELPSDDPAPSSSPSKHLIIQADVRSDSSIKELARLVVETRRVPDIIVNNAGTINKNNKIWDVSAEEFDMVIDTNIKGVANILRNFLPLMIEKKRGIIVNTSSGWGRSAAAEVAPYCASKWAIEGLTRSVAKELPPGVAVVALSPGVVNTEMLASCFGSSSALYQTPESWAPKAATFILNLTVEDNGASLTV; this is translated from the exons atgacggTGGTTCTGAAGGGAGCCGGGGCGCCGAGGACGGTGCTGATAACTGGGGTGAGCCGCGGCCTCGGGAGGGCCCTCGCCCTGGAGCTGGCCAAGCGCGGACACACCATCATCGGGTTTGCCCGCTCCCAAGAAAAGATCGACGCCCTCCTCGCCGAGCTGCCCTCCGACGACCCCGCTCCCTCCTCCTCCCCTTCCAAACACCTCATCATCCAAGCCGACGTG aggtcggatagcAGCATCAAGGAGTTGGCGAGGCTTGTCGTGGAGACGAGACGGGTGCCCGATATCATAG TAAATAATGCAGGCAcaataaacaaaaataataaaatatgggaTGTATCAGCAGAGGAATTTGATATGGTGATAGACACTAACATTAAGGGTGTTGCAAATATACTTCGGAACTTCCTGCCACTTATGATAGAAAAGAAGCGGGGAATTATTGTCAACACATCTTCTGGTTGGGGAAGATCAGCAGCTGCAGAG GTGGCACCCTATTGTGCTTCAAAATGGGCAATTGAGGGTCTGACACGGTCTGTTGCAAAAGAGCTGCCTCCTGGTGTGGCTGTTGTTGCACTTAGTCCTGGTGTTGTAAACACTGAAATGCTTGCCTCATGCTTTGGGAGTTCTTCTGCCCTGTATCAAACACCTGAATCATG GGCCCCAAAGGCAGCTACATTTATACTAAATCTTACAGTGGAAGATAATGGTGCTTCACTCACCGTGTGA
- the LOC105051681 gene encoding uncharacterized protein, producing the protein MTITRSPLNSNMQQPRVRTPGWAAFDRKQRAKDGNLPECDADPFPSISNITSSGSATSLETNNSTSMKSFSSVVRPHVKCPLFVNDQKSGLLNDNSGGRHLDDQVTAENNVNPAVKMLKDLHSWADQNLIKDVLAAVNDDVDQASVLLKAMVSPDSKIEKTSCSDLISSISTKDKFSGENLSIDNKLSDGADEVLISRKDPSIFVNDNTKFSVESMPVKNKQSDSAHEALIPRRLSSVPAEPEWEENDVYLSHRKDAIKMVRVASQHSRAASNAYLRGDHVSARQLSLRAQGERMAAEKLNMKAAETILSIRNNNNDIWKIDLHGLHASEAVSALKVRLHKIESQAIMSRSASSDELVKLEAGTACSESLETTKSWEEDSDAKKVKALPQQRQTVLHVITGTGNHSRGQASLPTVVRSFLIENGYHFDDARPGVIAIRPKFRHK; encoded by the exons ATGACCATCACGAGAAGTCCATTAAATTCAAATATGCAGCAGCCTAGGGTCCGCACTCCTGGTTGGGCTGCCTTTGATCGCAAGCAGCGAGCGAAAGATGGTAACTTGCCTGAATGTGATGCTGATCCTTTCCCATCCATCTCCAACATAACTTCTTCTGGTTCTGCCACAAGTTTGGAGACAAACAATAGCACAAGTATGAAGTCTTTTTCTTCGGTAGTTCGCCCGCATGTAAAATGCCCACTATTTGTGAATGACCAGAAAAGTGGACTTTTAAACGATAATTCTGGTGGGAGACATCTAGATGATCAAGTGACTGCGGAAAATAATGTAAATCCTGCTGTTAAGATGCTTAAAGATCTCCATAGTTGGgctgatcaaaatttgattaagGACGTATTAGCTGCTGTGAATGATGATGTGGACCAAGCTTCTGTTCTTCTCAAAGCAATGGTTTCACCTGACTCCAAAATAGAGAAGACTAGCTGTTCTGACCTGATCTCTTCTATCAGCACTAAAGATAAATTCTCGGGTGAAAACCTTTCGATAGATAATAAACTGTCAGATGGTGCAGATGAGGTGCTAATATCAAGGAAAGACCCAAGCATTTTTGTGAATGATAATACTAAATTTTCAGTGGAGAGCATGCCAGTTAAAAATAAGCAATCAGATAGTGCACATGAGGCGCTAATTCCAAGGAGATTGTCCTCTGTACCTGCTGAACCTGAGTGGGAAGAAAATGACGTCTACTTAAGTCACCGAAAGGATGCAATAAAGATGGTGAG GGTGGCATCTCAGCATTCACGGGCTGCGAGTAATGCCTACTTGAGAGGTGACCATGTTTCCGCCCGTCAGCTTTCCCTGAGAGCTCAAGGAGAGCGGATGGCTGCTGAAAAGCTGAACATGAAGGCAGCAGAGACAATCTTAAGCATTAGGAACAACAATAATGACATCTGGAAGATAGATTTACACGGCCTGCATGCTTCAGAAGCTGTGAGTGCCTTGAAGGTGCGTCTGCATAAAATAGAATCCCAGGCCATTATGAGTCGTTCTGCTTCTTCTGATGAGTTAGTGAAACTGGAAGCTGGAACTGCATGCTCGGAATCATTAGAGACTACTAAAAGCTGGGAAGAGGACTCAGATGCAAAGAAGGTGAAGGCATTACCTCAGCAGAGACAGACAGTCCTGCATGTTATTACAG GGACTGGTAACCATAGTCGAGGACAAGCTTCACTTCCGACAGTGGTCAGAAGCTTTCTTATTGAAAATgg ATACCATTTTGATGATGCAAGACCTGGTGTAATTGCCATCCGCCCCAAGTTTCGCCACAAGTGA